The following proteins are encoded in a genomic region of Desulfobacterales bacterium:
- a CDS encoding four helix bundle protein, with the protein MPKIVERKQFAKDLEKRTRIFAVQIIRLSSTLYNTPECTVIRTQIAKSGTSIGANYREANRSRSRADFKNKIKICESEASETQYWLEVIVEAGWMAWEKVKPLYEECSELLAIFTSIGRRK; encoded by the coding sequence ATGCCTAAAATTGTTGAGCGAAAGCAATTTGCCAAAGACCTTGAGAAGCGCACGCGCATATTTGCCGTGCAAATAATCCGTTTATCATCCACACTGTACAATACGCCTGAGTGCACGGTGATTCGAACCCAGATTGCCAAATCCGGAACCTCCATCGGCGCAAACTACCGTGAGGCCAACCGGTCAAGGAGCCGGGCTGATTTTAAAAACAAAATAAAAATTTGCGAAAGTGAAGCCAGCGAAACTCAGTATTGGCTGGAAGTCATCGTTGAAGCCGGATGGATGGCATGGGAAAAGGTGAAACCCCTGTATGAAGAATGCAGCGAATTGCTTGCTATTTTTACTTCCATCGGAAGAAGAAAATGA
- a CDS encoding type II secretion system protein has translation MRKCGENGLTLMELLITVTILLIIAAVATPLLSSSLDAHRSGIARSRLYQEGLLAIERMTAGAKKTTFLTVPNNRKPSRDILAFSRLVNTDGDFYFGAWGNPLFPRIDEDTHDYFSSGGYGIRGVDEDGDELFDEGQQSDDDEDGLTGEDKFDGLDNDLDGNIDENVTKDMNQDGAYGIKGIDDDGDGQVDEGVGEDSDDDEDGLKNEEVVLFAVYLYNSAAKTLTEIHSDPVTGILGSAPKVVLSDHVTNFEAFFEAPERIRITLSLTGDNGESATFTEYVCPRNVFQKTGKRVR, from the coding sequence ATGAGGAAATGCGGTGAAAACGGCCTGACCCTGATGGAGTTGCTGATTACCGTCACCATTTTGCTGATCATTGCCGCGGTGGCCACCCCCCTTCTTTCCAGCAGCCTGGATGCCCACCGCAGCGGCATCGCCCGCTCCCGGCTTTATCAGGAAGGCCTGCTGGCCATTGAACGCATGACCGCTGGAGCTAAAAAAACAACCTTCCTTACGGTTCCCAACAACCGCAAACCCTCGCGAGACATCCTGGCATTTTCCCGTTTGGTCAACACCGACGGTGACTTCTACTTCGGGGCGTGGGGGAACCCTTTATTTCCACGCATCGATGAAGATACGCATGATTATTTTTCATCGGGCGGCTACGGCATCCGGGGCGTCGATGAAGACGGTGATGAGCTGTTTGATGAAGGACAACAATCTGATGATGATGAAGATGGACTCACTGGTGAAGACAAGTTTGATGGGTTAGACAATGATTTGGACGGGAATATCGACGAGAACGTGACGAAAGATATGAACCAGGACGGTGCCTACGGTATTAAGGGTATAGATGATGATGGTGATGGACAGGTGGACGAAGGAGTAGGTGAGGATAGTGATGATGATGAGGACGGGCTTAAAAACGAGGAGGTGGTTCTTTTCGCAGTGTATTTGTATAATTCTGCTGCTAAAACCCTTACTGAAATACATTCCGACCCTGTCACAGGCATATTGGGTTCTGCACCCAAGGTGGTCTTGTCGGATCACGTGACCAACTTCGAGGCCTTTTTCGAAGCCCCGGAACGGATACGCATTACCCTATCTCTTACTGGCGATAACGGAGAAAGCGCTACGTTTACAGAATATGTCTGCCCCAGAAACGTCTTTCAGAAAACCGGCAAGAGGGTGAGGTAA
- a CDS encoding prepilin-type N-terminal cleavage/methylation domain-containing protein — MFPKRTYTFVNLLKSPTGFTLIEALIAVALLAIVAVGISAPYISGFQALDAQAESMLLDSRLRSKMEELVSTNFGSLSSSFETVTVNGQSFTITWTVVPVDLDGNTIPEPSAVRITVSVTQRPNHSLTTIRVDNEGRVGKIT; from the coding sequence ATGTTTCCCAAAAGAACTTATACATTTGTTAACCTCCTAAAATCCCCCACCGGCTTCACCCTCATAGAAGCCCTGATCGCGGTGGCTCTCCTGGCGATTGTGGCTGTGGGGATTTCAGCTCCCTATATTTCCGGATTCCAGGCCCTGGACGCGCAGGCCGAATCCATGCTCCTGGACAGCCGCCTGCGCAGCAAGATGGAAGAGCTTGTGAGCACCAACTTCGGATCCCTCAGCAGCAGCTTCGAGACGGTCACCGTCAACGGACAGAGTTTTACCATCACCTGGACGGTTGTGCCGGTGGATCTGGACGGCAACACGATTCCGGAACCCTCCGCGGTCCGGATAACGGTGTCCGTCACCCAGCGGCCCAATCATTCCCTGACAACCATCCGGGTCGATAACGAAGGCAGAGTGGGGAAGATAACATGA
- a CDS encoding GspH/FimT family pseudopilin: MKHQIADSLLACRLKRRRRDGFTLFELLIVLLIVSIFTMLGWPAINAFMGDYRLGTAAEEIVNALEFAQLTAVTGQQTQVTISATTKKIDVKQFKPNVNLLGGAGSYTAAEVENGSYAYLGNPMNKGIDYTITFPNESRFSGVDINASGFDTPVTFDSTGTPSIGGTVTLTFGGRQKVVTLNALTGRVSVSG, encoded by the coding sequence ATGAAACACCAGATAGCAGACAGCCTTTTAGCATGCCGACTGAAACGCCGCCGGAGGGACGGGTTCACGCTTTTTGAACTACTCATCGTCCTGCTGATCGTATCGATTTTTACCATGCTGGGCTGGCCGGCGATCAATGCGTTCATGGGGGATTACCGCCTGGGGACTGCCGCCGAAGAAATCGTCAACGCTCTGGAATTCGCGCAGCTCACCGCAGTCACCGGCCAGCAAACCCAGGTCACCATCAGCGCAACCACCAAAAAGATCGACGTCAAACAATTCAAACCCAACGTAAACCTGCTGGGCGGTGCTGGCTCGTATACCGCGGCGGAAGTGGAAAACGGCAGTTATGCCTATCTGGGAAACCCCATGAACAAGGGCATCGACTATACCATCACCTTTCCCAATGAAAGCCGCTTCAGCGGCGTGGACATCAACGCATCGGGCTTCGACACCCCGGTCACCTTTGATTCCACCGGGACCCCTTCCATAGGCGGAACGGTCACATTGACCTTTGGCGGCCGTCAGAAGGTGGTGACTTTAAATGCGCTCACCGGGAGGGTGAGTGTGAGTGGATAG
- a CDS encoding type II secretion system protein, translating into MKIPFRKEAGFTLIEMLIVVIVLGILAMIIIPQINVSTGEARLSTMRTNLSTIRNAIELYYHQHNNVYPGAVKIDGSGTATVAADLPAAFTDQLIYYSQLDGKTSSDKSTLTAPIFGPYLKTATLPQNPYNESSAVTCDITTIDLALRAATPADGTGWKFYVKMGVFIANDSATSGTY; encoded by the coding sequence ATGAAAATACCATTCAGAAAAGAAGCCGGATTTACGTTGATCGAAATGCTTATTGTCGTTATTGTCCTGGGCATCCTGGCAATGATCATCATCCCGCAAATCAATGTCTCAACGGGCGAAGCCCGGTTGAGCACCATGAGAACCAACTTGAGTACGATCCGCAACGCCATCGAGCTTTACTACCATCAGCATAACAATGTCTACCCCGGGGCTGTAAAGATTGACGGTAGCGGCACGGCCACGGTGGCGGCCGACCTGCCCGCCGCCTTCACCGATCAGCTGATTTATTACTCGCAGTTGGACGGTAAAACATCTAGCGATAAGAGCACATTGACCGCACCAATATTCGGCCCGTATCTCAAGACCGCGACCCTTCCGCAAAACCCCTACAATGAATCTAGTGCGGTCACTTGCGATATCACTACAATCGATCTTGCCCTCCGCGCGGCAACCCCTGCCGACGGCACGGGCTGGAAATTCTATGTCAAAATGGGTGTTTTTATCGCCAATGACAGTGCGACCAGCGGCACTTATTGA
- a CDS encoding type II secretion system F family protein, which yields MAIQFKPEEILEPQTALRPLPAARLNQAFARGITDRLFNRISSREVMFFTTQLSLMLAVDTPINVALQTIAEEIQHPSFKAVISAISRDIEEGRQLSESMKLHPRIFNDQFTSMVKAGETGGFLNKTLDRIVEMQEKRLAMINQVKLALTYPAFLCVIGFGVVVFILVGVLPKFAAFFAGKESILPWTTRFLMMASETLRHHWWAYSLFACGAVTGVTLWLKSPPGRALRDRLLVSGPLISGLTNKIYTCEMLRTIGHLMESQVPLLEALKATRPTIWNRYYRRFLDEISDSVDRGGRFSLPFSANPYIPRTVKQMVVIGEETGRLPYVMLRLAAFYDTEIEQELKKFAARIEPIALIIMGAVVGVIVSSIILPLFRLSQALR from the coding sequence ATGGCCATACAATTCAAACCGGAAGAAATACTTGAACCCCAAACGGCTCTGCGGCCGCTGCCGGCGGCGCGGTTGAACCAAGCGTTTGCCCGGGGGATCACCGACCGCTTGTTCAACCGGATCAGTTCCCGCGAGGTGATGTTTTTCACAACCCAGCTTTCCCTCATGCTGGCGGTGGATACCCCCATTAATGTTGCCCTCCAGACCATCGCTGAGGAGATTCAACATCCGTCATTTAAAGCAGTCATCTCAGCCATATCCCGGGATATTGAGGAAGGCCGGCAGCTGTCCGAAAGCATGAAGCTTCACCCCCGGATTTTCAACGACCAGTTCACCAGCATGGTAAAGGCGGGGGAAACCGGCGGTTTTTTGAATAAAACCCTGGACCGGATTGTCGAGATGCAGGAAAAGCGTCTGGCGATGATCAATCAAGTCAAACTGGCCCTGACCTACCCCGCTTTCCTGTGCGTTATCGGATTTGGAGTGGTCGTGTTTATCCTGGTCGGAGTGCTGCCGAAATTCGCCGCTTTTTTTGCCGGCAAAGAGAGCATCCTGCCCTGGACCACGCGTTTCCTTATGATGGCCAGCGAAACGTTGCGGCATCACTGGTGGGCGTATTCTCTTTTTGCCTGCGGCGCGGTGACGGGCGTGACCCTCTGGCTGAAAAGCCCGCCGGGCCGGGCATTGCGAGATCGACTGCTCGTCAGCGGGCCGTTAATTTCCGGACTAACGAACAAGATTTATACCTGTGAAATGCTCCGGACCATCGGGCACTTGATGGAAAGCCAGGTCCCCTTGCTGGAAGCGCTCAAGGCAACCCGCCCCACCATCTGGAATCGCTATTATCGCCGCTTTCTGGATGAAATCAGCGATAGCGTGGATCGCGGCGGACGATTTTCCCTGCCGTTTTCCGCAAACCCCTATATTCCCCGGACGGTGAAACAGATGGTGGTCATCGGCGAGGAAACCGGCAGACTGCCCTACGTAATGTTGCGTCTGGCCGCGTTTTATGATACAGAGATCGAACAGGAACTCAAAAAATTTGCCGCCCGGATCGAACCGATCGCATTGATTATCATGGGTGCCGTCGTGGGGGTGATCGTATCGTCCATCATCCTTCCGTTGTTCCGGTTGTCCCAGGCATTGCGGTAA
- a CDS encoding ATPase, T2SS/T4P/T4SS family: protein MKTTLIPKRRKLGEILIQQGLLSPDQLAEFLRHQKETAKSLGQIVVEKGIISNEDLVKILGEQLGIPHVWLRKGLIDPKVVHVLPKEKALYHQVIPMFVVNNVLTLAVSDPYAFFVIDEVKKLTKMEVQPVICRVEDILAAISQAYQENITIEDFMVNDSESGIDVIEARPEIDISEMSDKAKESPVINLVNMILLKAIKDEASDIHIEPQEDKLRIRLRIDGILYELKPQNIAMHPTVVSRLKVLANLNISERRMPQDGRFQIRALGRTIDLRFSSMPGVHGEKVVLRILDKRKTILDLNALGFEPVILDQFKSFLRKSHGLILVCGPTGSGKTTTLYSAITLLNTTERNIVTVEDPVEYQLENINQTQVHTALGMKFATFIRHTLRQDPDIIMVGEIRDRETAEVAIQASLTGHLVLSTLHTNDSPSAVTRLLEMGVEPYLLSSSLIACMSQRLVRTICPECKTAYFPPASVLKELGVDEDKRLRLYKGKGCPDCYDSGYKGRTSIHELLAIDQGLRALILQNPTIAAIKKQCTESGYTTLEQAGYQRVLQNLTTIEEVHRAVSLEL, encoded by the coding sequence ATGAAAACCACCCTGATACCCAAAAGAAGGAAGCTGGGTGAAATTCTGATCCAGCAAGGACTCCTCTCGCCTGATCAACTGGCTGAATTTCTCCGGCACCAAAAGGAAACCGCCAAGTCCCTCGGCCAGATTGTTGTCGAAAAAGGGATTATATCCAATGAAGACCTGGTAAAAATCCTGGGAGAACAGCTCGGCATCCCGCATGTCTGGCTACGCAAAGGGCTGATAGACCCGAAAGTCGTCCATGTTCTGCCCAAAGAAAAGGCGCTCTACCACCAGGTTATTCCGATGTTTGTCGTCAACAACGTCTTGACGCTGGCGGTATCCGACCCTTATGCCTTTTTTGTCATTGATGAAGTAAAAAAATTGACTAAAATGGAAGTCCAACCGGTCATCTGTCGCGTCGAGGATATTTTAGCGGCGATATCTCAGGCCTATCAGGAGAATATCACCATCGAAGATTTCATGGTCAATGACAGCGAGTCCGGTATCGATGTGATCGAGGCCCGTCCGGAAATAGACATCAGCGAAATGTCTGACAAGGCCAAGGAAAGTCCGGTCATCAACCTGGTGAACATGATTCTGCTGAAAGCCATCAAGGACGAAGCCAGCGATATCCATATCGAACCTCAGGAGGACAAACTGCGGATCCGGCTGCGGATCGACGGAATTCTCTACGAATTGAAACCCCAGAATATAGCGATGCATCCCACGGTGGTTTCCCGATTGAAAGTACTGGCAAACCTGAACATCTCCGAACGACGCATGCCCCAGGACGGCCGCTTTCAGATCAGAGCCCTGGGGCGAACCATTGATCTCCGGTTTTCATCCATGCCAGGGGTTCATGGTGAAAAAGTGGTTCTGCGAATCCTCGATAAGCGCAAAACCATTCTGGATCTCAATGCCCTCGGTTTTGAACCTGTAATTCTTGATCAATTCAAATCTTTCCTGCGGAAATCTCATGGATTGATTCTGGTCTGCGGGCCCACCGGCAGCGGCAAGACCACCACCCTGTATTCGGCCATCACCTTGCTCAATACCACCGAAAGAAATATCGTCACCGTTGAAGATCCGGTGGAATATCAGTTGGAGAATATCAATCAAACCCAGGTCCATACGGCTCTGGGCATGAAATTTGCCACCTTTATCCGGCACACGCTGCGCCAGGACCCGGACATCATCATGGTGGGTGAAATCCGTGACCGCGAAACAGCCGAAGTTGCCATCCAGGCATCCCTCACAGGCCATCTGGTGCTTTCAACCCTGCATACCAACGACAGCCCCAGCGCCGTCACGCGACTTTTGGAAATGGGCGTGGAGCCCTATCTCCTTTCCTCGTCCCTGATTGCCTGCATGTCCCAGCGGCTGGTGCGAACCATCTGTCCCGAGTGTAAGACAGCCTACTTCCCCCCTGCAAGTGTACTCAAGGAGCTGGGAGTTGATGAAGACAAACGGCTGCGTTTGTATAAAGGCAAGGGATGTCCGGACTGTTATGATTCCGGTTACAAGGGGCGGACCAGCATCCATGAACTCTTGGCGATCGATCAGGGCCTGCGGGCTTTAATCCTGCAGAATCCGACCATCGCGGCCATAAAAAAACAATGCACGGAAAGCGGATACACCACCCTGGAGCAGGCAGGATATCAGCGCGTCCTGCAAAATCTTACGACCATAGAGGAGGTCCATCGGGCTGTATCGCTGGAGCTTTGA
- a CDS encoding STAS domain-containing protein, which produces MENLTKRYEPGRAKSVNVSSRTVLTPERSITHENCPDIKQSILAAIEADKTEVILDCKNVGLLDSAALELLLQTHNELRSKRGALKIIGLNQVCQDILAATRLNNVILIYKDIHEAIRNIS; this is translated from the coding sequence ATGGAAAACCTTACGAAACGATATGAACCGGGCAGGGCCAAAAGCGTGAATGTTAGTAGCCGAACCGTCTTGACGCCCGAAAGATCCATCACCCATGAAAATTGCCCGGACATTAAACAATCAATCCTTGCGGCCATTGAAGCGGATAAAACCGAGGTCATTTTGGATTGTAAAAACGTGGGACTCCTGGACAGTGCCGCTCTGGAACTGCTGCTTCAAACGCATAATGAGCTCAGGAGCAAAAGGGGCGCATTGAAGATCATCGGTTTAAACCAGGTGTGCCAGGATATTTTGGCGGCAACCCGATTGAACAACGTGATTTTAATCTATAAGGATATTCACGAGGCGATACGAAATATATCATGA
- a CDS encoding HD domain-containing protein: MNELKTFEILLSSLAPVSRLHFQIWDDTGRVIFFTGVAMPEEFSSKKSQALAEAIIAQNSYHYHTVGQSFLCGHPLRNSRNIFGALLAGGLSSFRPDTGEAANTAEGPQSMEMESFLGNLATLVEEKLNAQQEIEEMTQKMDQGFEDLYLYTRVASQIKTLKLSDDMLQLLMEELIESMRVDAAFAYLSHKRDYKLDLILPQVSEKFSSQKNFFGKILHLIPLNASVTNENYFIVNDSREDPRYRDLLPDPYRFLAVRVQHQGELYGWLGLLCFNLTEIFRQGELKLLLSLAEQLAMIIDNTNLYKNLEQFVVNMVKSLVFAIEAKDKYTRGHSERVSTYCMLMGARLGLGKKEYEELKWSSILHDIGKIGIPESILNKKDQLTDAELEIIKNHPVKGSKILKPIEYFTGSLPGIIHHHERFDGSGYPSSLKGEEIPLSARIIAVADTFDAINFSRAYRGASVDGKVLDTLEKLAGSQLDPRLVNVFRTVYTEDMKSD, translated from the coding sequence ATGAATGAATTAAAAACCTTCGAAATCTTGCTGTCCAGCCTTGCCCCGGTCAGCCGGTTGCATTTTCAGATATGGGACGACACCGGCAGGGTGATATTTTTCACGGGCGTTGCCATGCCGGAAGAGTTTTCATCAAAAAAATCGCAGGCCCTGGCCGAAGCCATCATCGCACAAAACAGCTACCACTATCATACCGTCGGCCAAAGTTTTCTGTGCGGCCATCCCCTCAGAAACAGCCGAAATATTTTTGGCGCACTGCTGGCCGGGGGTCTGTCCTCGTTCAGACCGGACACAGGTGAAGCCGCAAATACCGCCGAAGGCCCTCAATCAATGGAAATGGAAAGCTTCCTCGGCAATCTGGCCACGCTTGTTGAAGAAAAGTTGAACGCACAGCAGGAAATCGAAGAAATGACCCAGAAAATGGATCAGGGTTTTGAAGATCTTTACCTGTACACCAGGGTCGCCTCCCAGATAAAGACATTAAAATTATCCGACGACATGCTCCAGCTCCTGATGGAAGAACTGATAGAAAGCATGCGGGTGGACGCGGCCTTTGCCTATTTGTCACACAAGCGCGATTACAAATTGGATCTAATATTGCCGCAGGTTTCCGAAAAATTTTCATCCCAAAAGAACTTTTTCGGAAAAATTCTCCATCTAATCCCGCTGAACGCGTCCGTAACAAATGAAAACTATTTTATTGTCAATGACTCCCGGGAAGATCCACGCTATCGGGATCTGCTGCCGGATCCCTATCGCTTTCTTGCCGTCAGAGTCCAGCACCAGGGAGAGTTATACGGCTGGCTGGGGCTGCTCTGTTTTAACCTGACGGAAATCTTCCGGCAGGGTGAATTAAAACTCCTGCTATCCCTGGCAGAACAACTGGCGATGATTATCGACAATACGAACCTTTATAAAAATCTGGAACAGTTTGTCGTCAACATGGTCAAGTCCCTGGTTTTTGCCATTGAAGCAAAGGACAAGTATACCCGGGGACATTCGGAGCGGGTCTCCACTTATTGCATGTTGATGGGAGCGCGGCTCGGCCTGGGCAAAAAGGAATATGAAGAGCTCAAGTGGTCATCAATTCTGCACGATATCGGCAAAATCGGCATCCCTGAAAGTATTTTGAATAAGAAGGACCAGCTGACGGACGCGGAATTAGAAATCATCAAGAACCATCCTGTAAAAGGAAGCAAAATTCTGAAACCCATCGAGTATTTTACCGGTTCACTTCCCGGTATCATCCATCACCATGAGCGCTTTGACGGCAGCGGTTACCCTAGCAGCCTAAAGGGCGAAGAGATTCCCCTGTCTGCCCGCATCATCGCCGTCGCCGACACGTTCGATGCGATCAATTTTTCACGGGCTTACCGCGGCGCCTCTGTTGACGGAAAGGTTCTCGATACTTTGGAAAAACTGGCCGGGAGCCAGTTGGATCCCCGACTGGTTAACGTCTTCAGAACGGTCTACACTGAAGATATGAAATCAGATTGA
- a CDS encoding response regulator, with amino-acid sequence MAKNKKILIIDDEAYIRRVLELKLKNRGYQVLTAANGEEGFAAIKDQQPDVVVSDIMMPKLDGKALCEKTNPIKKKRPFLTIIVTARINPEERDWIAQMTDTLFMEKPFSPNKIVDAIEKYLEVRNE; translated from the coding sequence TTGGCGAAAAATAAAAAAATCCTGATCATTGATGACGAAGCATATATTCGGCGTGTGCTTGAACTTAAATTGAAAAACAGGGGTTACCAGGTTCTGACGGCCGCAAATGGTGAAGAGGGGTTTGCCGCCATTAAAGACCAGCAGCCTGATGTGGTCGTTTCCGATATCATGATGCCCAAACTGGACGGTAAAGCCTTATGTGAAAAAACCAACCCGATCAAAAAGAAAAGGCCTTTTCTGACCATTATCGTAACAGCCCGGATCAATCCGGAGGAGCGCGACTGGATCGCGCAGATGACCGATACGCTTTTCATGGAAAAACCTTTCAGTCCCAACAAAATTGTGGACGCCATCGAGAAATATCTCGAGGTCCGGAATGAATGA
- a CDS encoding ATP-binding protein, producing MKSKALGIAFFVLILFGLAIFLQFLVRTEKKAAINDLYGKGDHIVGLLSLHSIKDFEGARRDLLIKTLMQSDVHEGIVYCFIHDQNGKPLVSLALNHIAAEIPYNIQENSLAAMGLVHQFFKPIESETSIYEFSKPIFEKGKKTGTVRVGFKPPPISILSSERITLIGIISFFIIASIILSYYGFVRAFKPLEKFLANILTPSNSTGTSPKNSSRSFGIEPMMLECKNSIKELKDRLDDVETKNKDLTYTLGIIRFEKNQSSYILNSINLGIIVTDIHENIGFINDYMLNLLRQKRQDVIDCPLDQVIKHPEFLSFISQSQGFENPTGNHHLDIIFPNLASNKTYQVSYTYFTDDSKALIGKLIVFNNTTREKEAAQAINDFTAHVTHELMTPLTTIKSYSEMLMDGEITDTATQKDFYNIINAETDRLSRLIKDLLNLSQIEMGSLPLNLSRVKSDWLFKDCIETIEGAARKKNISILKRLPDNFPTLMGDKELLKGAIINILGNAIKYTPENGQVEFELSEDDHMVIFDISDSGYGISKEELPLIFDKFYRSGNPQIVSQQGTGLGLAITSQIISLHGGEIKVESKIDKGTHFTVKIPKKEDYLGEK from the coding sequence ATGAAATCTAAAGCGCTCGGCATTGCTTTTTTTGTTTTAATATTGTTCGGCCTTGCCATTTTCCTGCAGTTTCTGGTCCGAACAGAAAAAAAAGCGGCCATAAACGACTTATACGGCAAAGGAGACCACATCGTCGGCCTCCTTTCTCTGCATTCCATTAAAGATTTTGAGGGGGCAAGACGCGATCTCCTGATTAAAACCCTGATGCAGTCTGATGTTCATGAGGGGATTGTCTATTGCTTTATCCACGACCAGAATGGAAAGCCTCTCGTTAGTTTAGCCCTTAACCACATCGCGGCTGAAATCCCCTATAACATCCAGGAGAATTCTCTGGCAGCCATGGGATTGGTGCATCAGTTTTTCAAACCGATTGAATCCGAAACAAGCATATATGAATTTTCCAAACCGATATTCGAAAAAGGGAAAAAAACAGGCACGGTAAGAGTCGGCTTCAAACCGCCGCCCATATCGATTCTTTCCTCGGAAAGAATCACCCTTATCGGCATCATCTCATTCTTTATCATTGCGTCCATCATTCTGTCTTATTATGGGTTTGTCAGGGCTTTTAAGCCTCTTGAGAAATTTTTGGCGAACATACTCACCCCCTCCAACAGCACCGGCACCTCCCCGAAAAATTCCTCCAGGAGCTTTGGAATTGAGCCGATGATGTTGGAGTGCAAAAATTCCATAAAGGAATTAAAGGACCGGTTGGATGATGTTGAAACAAAAAATAAAGACCTGACCTACACGCTCGGCATTATCAGATTTGAAAAAAATCAATCGAGTTACATCCTGAATTCGATCAACCTGGGTATTATTGTAACCGACATCCATGAAAATATCGGCTTTATCAACGATTATATGCTCAACCTGCTTAGACAAAAGCGGCAGGATGTGATCGATTGCCCGTTGGACCAGGTGATTAAACACCCGGAATTCTTATCCTTCATTTCACAATCACAAGGGTTTGAAAACCCAACTGGCAACCACCATCTCGATATCATTTTTCCCAACCTGGCATCGAATAAAACTTACCAAGTTTCCTATACTTACTTCACGGATGACAGTAAAGCCTTGATCGGCAAATTGATCGTTTTCAATAACACCACCAGAGAAAAAGAGGCCGCACAGGCGATCAATGATTTTACCGCACACGTGACCCATGAACTGATGACACCCTTGACCACCATCAAATCCTACAGCGAAATGTTAATGGACGGTGAAATCACGGACACCGCAACCCAAAAGGATTTTTACAATATTATAAACGCTGAGACAGACCGCCTGTCCCGTCTCATCAAGGACCTTCTTAATTTGTCCCAAATTGAAATGGGCAGCCTTCCCTTGAATTTAAGCCGGGTAAAATCCGACTGGCTGTTCAAGGACTGCATTGAAACCATCGAAGGCGCCGCCCGCAAAAAAAATATTTCCATCCTCAAAAGATTGCCGGACAACTTTCCCACCCTGATGGGTGACAAGGAATTATTGAAAGGGGCCATCATTAATATTCTGGGTAACGCCATCAAATATACGCCTGAAAACGGTCAGGTCGAATTTGAGTTAAGTGAGGATGACCATATGGTTATCTTCGACATCAGTGATAGCGGCTACGGCATATCAAAGGAAGAACTTCCCCTCATCTTTGATAAATTCTATCGTTCCGGCAACCCGCAAATTGTTTCGCAACAGGGTACCGGACTGGGACTGGCCATTACGTCTCAAATCATCAGCCTTCACGGGGGGGAAATCAAGGTGGAAAGCAAAATCGACAAAGGGACGCATTTTACGGTGAAAATACCGAAGAAGGAAGACTATCTTGGCGAAAAATAA